In Papaver somniferum cultivar HN1 chromosome 1, ASM357369v1, whole genome shotgun sequence, a genomic segment contains:
- the LOC113284697 gene encoding zinc finger CCCH domain-containing protein 1-like isoform X1, giving the protein MADSEPSNLPERSTEPSSTNPVKEPSKEPVCSFFRKPSKNKNIRKRKNDDEEEDNGEEGSSVIQKPKLAPKADNKLHFSTKHVAETNQEPDESRRFHFESSKVIQVQHDSRATATLETETDFSNDARAIRERVLKRAEEALKKNKDKKPSDEKLYKGIHGYTDFKAGFRREHTVAGEKAGGAHGPLRASAHIRTSARWDYQPDICKDYKETGYCGFGDSCKFMHDRGDYKSGWQMEREWEEAEKIRKRNLALKADDDDEDENEKANASDDDEDALPFACFICRQAFVDPVVTKCKHYFCEHCALKHHSKNKKCFVCNTPTLGMFNTAHEIKRKMAAEGK; this is encoded by the exons ATGGCGGATTCCGAACCTTCTAATCTACCTGAACGATCTACTGAACCATCATCCACTAATCCTGTGAAAGAACCATCTAAAGAACCAG TGTGTAGTTTCTTTCGTAAGCCATCGAAGAATAAAAATATAAGAAAGCGAAagaatgatgatgaagaggaggacAATGGAGAAGAAGGTTCTTCAGTGATTCAGAAACCCAAATTGGCTCCAAAGGCTGATAATAAGTTACATTTTTCGACAAAACATGTGGCTGAAACAAATCAAGAGCCTGATGAGTCTAGGAGATTTCATTTTGAGTCGTCGAAAGTAATTCAGGTTCAACACGATAGCAGAGCTACAGCGACGTTAGAAACTGAAACTGATTTTTCTAATGATGCAAGGGCGATACGTGAGAGAGTACTTAAGCGAGCAGAAGAGGcgttgaagaagaataaggatAAGAAGCCTAGCGATGAGAAGCTTTATAAAGGTATACATGGGTATACAGATTTTAAAGCCGGGTTTAGAAGAGAACATACAGTTGCTGGTGAGAAAGCTGGTGGTGCACATGGACCACTTAGGGCTTCTGCTCATATTCGTACGTCTGCGAGGTGGGATTATCAGCCGGATATATGTAAGGATTATAAGGAGACTGGGTACTGTGGGTTTGGAGATTCTTGTAAGTTTATGCATGATAGAGGAGATTATAAGTCTGGATGGCAGATGGAGAGGGAATGGGAGGAAGCTGAGAAGATTAGAAAGAGGAATTTAGCTTTAAAAGCAGATGATGATGACGAGGATGAGAATGAAAAAGCAAATGcgagtgatgatgatgaagatgcgcTTCCTTTTGCTTGTTTCATTTGTCGACAGGCTTTCGTGGATCCCGTGGTTACCAAATGCAAGCACTATTTCTGTGAGCATTGTGCTCTTAAG CATCATTCCAAAAACAAAAAGTGCTTTGTGTGCAACACTCCAACTCTTGGCATGTTCAACACAGCTCATGAGATCAAAAGGAAGATGGCTGCTGAGGGAAAATGA
- the LOC113284723 gene encoding uncharacterized protein LOC113284723, with the protein MITNVAWMAVPVLNLQGVNPFEEQVEELVQVIQQNMDIQNGDGAQANQEPVIEAENNYEEVNEAGEDNIALNVAENDTEVSKNQNDEGNEEVNKEIIVDIGVDNSANGTYVSEINRFDLRTNKRRRTEDVILEAMEMKGYIQEIDRALHVLADEVVNDGVSRRMELGESSSREEILNDIEGVDNVYGLGGSDTLLLQMLEIKSSQ; encoded by the coding sequence ATGATTACTAATGTAGCTTGGATGGCTGTGCCAGTTCTAAACTTGCAAGGTGTTAACCCTTTTGAAGAACAAGTGGAAGAATTAGTGCAAGTTATTCAGCAAAACATGGATATACAAAATGGTGATGGAGCTCAAGCTAATCAAGAACCAGTTATTGAGGCTGAGAATAATTATGAGGAAGTAAATGAAGCTGGAGAAGACAACATAGCTCTTAATGTGGCTGAGAATGATACTGAGGTTTCAAAGAACCAAAATGACGAAGGGAATGAAGAGGTTaataaagaaattattgttgataTAGGGGTTGATAACTCAGCAAATGGAACTTATGTGTCAGAAATCAACAGATTTGACTTAAGAACCAATAAGAGAAGGAGGACTGAAGATGTTATCTTGGAAGCTATGGAAATGAAGGGTTACATCCAAGAAATTGATAGAGCTCTTCATGTTCTTGCTGATGAAGTTGTGAATGATGGAGTTTCTAGAAGAATGGAGTTGGGTGAATCTTCATCTAGAGAAGAAATTTTGAATGACATTGAAGGTGTGGACAATGTATATGGTCTTGGTGGGTCTGATACTCTTCTGTTGCAGATGCTGGAAATCAAAAGCTCTCAATAA
- the LOC113298450 gene encoding F-box protein At3g07870-like encodes MGNFNMLSGDLISNILTRLPTETVLDCKLVSKSWNKVINCQQFAQSHLIRCLNNLDSAGASGGKFTFLLVIDKPFYANSLFHYLEFYDANSSSEEEQPCHRVTRMKLNPAPFNYYNVTGSCNGLVCLNGSHDNEWVNYEPVYVCNPVTRECVFLPEFERPYDWGERLLTGFGYVSSTNEYKVVRMYYLFNEPNFVIVEVYTLGSGKGWRNLGKKIDKEPDLFVTTRGVFLDGSLYWELGDGNIVAFDLANELFVELPKSFPTGWKFTLGVMGGYLLADHFDKDSKTSDIFLFKKFSDGSLGWIKEFSIDNTDSQEVVQDSLGLTCRGAVLCRSKTKVLIHDLNSSSSKVLVDFGKDKKAIYQAIPHMNTLVSLRALGEENTKTMESVDVPREVDEEYMYEFEKKVEGFNQMCMQQ; translated from the coding sequence ATGGGTAACTTTAATATGCTTTCAGGAGATCTCATCTCCAACATCTTAACACGTTTACCAACGGAAACAGTTTTAGACTGTAAATTAGTCTCCAAATCATGGAATAAAGTGATAAATTGTCAACAATTTGCTCAATCTCACTTGATTCGTTGCCTTAACAATCTTGATTCTGCTGGTGCTTCTGGTGGTAAGTTTACTTTTCTATTGGTGATTGACAAGCCATTTTATGCAAACAGCCTATTTCATTATCTAGAATTTTATGATGCAAATTCTTCTTCAGAGGAGGAACAACCCTGCCATAGAGTTACAAGAATGAAATTAAACCCAGCTCCGTTTAACTATTACAATGTTACTGGCTCGTGTAATGGTTTAGTTTGTTTAAATGGAAGCCATGATAACGAGTGGGTCAACTATGAACCAGTTTATGTCTGTAATCCAGTCACCAGAGAATGTGTGTTTCTACCTGAATTCGAGAGACCATATGATTGGGGTGAACGTTTGTTGACTGGATTTGGTTATGTTTCTTCTACGAACGAATACAAGGTTGTTAGAATGTATTACTTGTTTAATGAACCCAATTTTGTAATTGTTGAGGTGTATACACTTGGAAGTGGCAAGGGGTGGAGGAACTTAGGGAAGAAAATCGACAAGGAACCGGATCTGTTTGTTACTACTCGTGGTGTATTTCTGGATGGGTCTCTTTACTGGGAGCTTGGAGATGGCAACATTGTGGCTTTTGATTTGGCCAATGAACTTTTTGTTGAATTACCTAAATCTTTTCCCACTGGTTGGAAGTTTACACTTGGGGTTATGGGGGGTTATTTATTGGCTGACCACTTTGATAAAGATTCGAAAActtctgatatatttctattTAAGAAGTTTTCGGATGGGTCGTTGGGTTGGATTAAAGAGTTCAGTATTGACAACACAGATTCACAAGAAGTTGTCCAAGATTCTCTTGGCCTTACGTGTAGGGGGGCAGTTTTATGTCGCTCAAAAACAAAGGTCCTAATTCATGACttaaattcttcatcttcaaaagtACTTGTGGATTTTGGCAAGGATAAAAAAGCTATATATCAAGCAATCCCGCATATGAACACCTTGGTTTCATTGAGAGCATTAggagaagaaaatacaaaaacaatGGAATCGGTTGACGTGCCAAGAGAGGTAGATGAAGAATACATGTACGAATTTGAAAAGAAAGTTGAAGGATTCAATCAAATGTGTATGCAGCAGTAG
- the LOC113284697 gene encoding zinc finger CCCH domain-containing protein 1-like isoform X2, translating to MADSEPSNLPERSTEPSSTNPVKEPVCSFFRKPSKNKNIRKRKNDDEEEDNGEEGSSVIQKPKLAPKADNKLHFSTKHVAETNQEPDESRRFHFESSKVIQVQHDSRATATLETETDFSNDARAIRERVLKRAEEALKKNKDKKPSDEKLYKGIHGYTDFKAGFRREHTVAGEKAGGAHGPLRASAHIRTSARWDYQPDICKDYKETGYCGFGDSCKFMHDRGDYKSGWQMEREWEEAEKIRKRNLALKADDDDEDENEKANASDDDEDALPFACFICRQAFVDPVVTKCKHYFCEHCALKHHSKNKKCFVCNTPTLGMFNTAHEIKRKMAAEGK from the exons ATGGCGGATTCCGAACCTTCTAATCTACCTGAACGATCTACTGAACCATCATCCACTAATCCTGTGAAAGAAC CAGTGTGTAGTTTCTTTCGTAAGCCATCGAAGAATAAAAATATAAGAAAGCGAAagaatgatgatgaagaggaggacAATGGAGAAGAAGGTTCTTCAGTGATTCAGAAACCCAAATTGGCTCCAAAGGCTGATAATAAGTTACATTTTTCGACAAAACATGTGGCTGAAACAAATCAAGAGCCTGATGAGTCTAGGAGATTTCATTTTGAGTCGTCGAAAGTAATTCAGGTTCAACACGATAGCAGAGCTACAGCGACGTTAGAAACTGAAACTGATTTTTCTAATGATGCAAGGGCGATACGTGAGAGAGTACTTAAGCGAGCAGAAGAGGcgttgaagaagaataaggatAAGAAGCCTAGCGATGAGAAGCTTTATAAAGGTATACATGGGTATACAGATTTTAAAGCCGGGTTTAGAAGAGAACATACAGTTGCTGGTGAGAAAGCTGGTGGTGCACATGGACCACTTAGGGCTTCTGCTCATATTCGTACGTCTGCGAGGTGGGATTATCAGCCGGATATATGTAAGGATTATAAGGAGACTGGGTACTGTGGGTTTGGAGATTCTTGTAAGTTTATGCATGATAGAGGAGATTATAAGTCTGGATGGCAGATGGAGAGGGAATGGGAGGAAGCTGAGAAGATTAGAAAGAGGAATTTAGCTTTAAAAGCAGATGATGATGACGAGGATGAGAATGAAAAAGCAAATGcgagtgatgatgatgaagatgcgcTTCCTTTTGCTTGTTTCATTTGTCGACAGGCTTTCGTGGATCCCGTGGTTACCAAATGCAAGCACTATTTCTGTGAGCATTGTGCTCTTAAG CATCATTCCAAAAACAAAAAGTGCTTTGTGTGCAACACTCCAACTCTTGGCATGTTCAACACAGCTCATGAGATCAAAAGGAAGATGGCTGCTGAGGGAAAATGA
- the LOC113328338 gene encoding protein BUD31 homolog 2-like, with protein sequence MPKIKTNRVRYPNGWELIEPTLRELEAKMREAENDPHDGKRKCEALWPIFNIAHQKSRYIYDLFYRRKEISKELYEFCLDQGYADRNLIANWKKSGYERLCCLQCIQPRDHNFGTTCVCRVPKHLRDEKVIECVHCGCNGCASGD encoded by the exons ATGCCTAAGATAAAGACCAACCGTGTCAGATATCCAAATGGCTGGGAGCTGATTGAGCCCACTCTACGTGAGTTGGAAGCAAAGATGAGAGAAG CTGAAAATGACCCACATGATGGAAAGAGAAAGTGTGAAGCATTATGGCCCATTTTTAATATCGCACATCAGAAGAGTAGATATATCTATGATCTTTTCTACAGAAGGAAGGAAATTTCTAAGGAGCTGTATGAGTTCTGTTTGGACCAAGGGTACGCTGATCGCAACCTAATTGCCAACTGGAAGAAG TCGGGATATGAACGCCTATGCTGCCTGCAATGTATTCAGCCACGGGACCACAACTTCGGCACCACTTGCGTATGTAGAGTTCCCAAGCACCTGAGGGATGAAAAGGTCATTGAATGTGTACATTGCGGATGCAATGGTTGTGCCAGTGGTGACTGA